A region of Pasteurellaceae bacterium Orientalotternb1 DNA encodes the following proteins:
- a CDS encoding translation elongation factor Tu, with amino-acid sequence MSKEKFERTKPHVNVGTIGHVDHGKTTLTAAITTVLAKHYGGSARAFDQIDNAPEEKARGITINTSHVEYDTPTRHYAHVDCPGHADYVKNMITGAAQMDGAILVVAATDGPMPQTREHILLGRQVGVPYIIVFLNKCDMVDDEELLELVEMEVRELLSQYDFPGDDTPIVRGSALQALNGVAEWEEKILELAGHLDSYIPEPERAIDKPFLLPIEDVFSISGRGTVVTGRVERGIIRTGDEVEIVGIKETAKTTVTGVEMFRKLLDEGRAGENVGALLRGTKREEIERGQVLAKPGSITPHTDFESEVYVLSKEEGGRHTPFFKGYRPQFYFRTTDVTGTIELPEGVEMVMPGDNIKMTVSLIHPIAMDEGLRFAIREGGRTVGAGVVAKIIK; translated from the coding sequence ATGTCTAAAGAAAAATTTGAACGTACAAAACCGCACGTAAACGTGGGTACAATCGGCCACGTTGACCACGGTAAAACAACTTTAACCGCCGCAATTACTACCGTATTAGCAAAACACTACGGTGGTTCTGCTCGTGCTTTCGACCAAATCGATAACGCACCAGAAGAAAAAGCACGTGGTATCACCATCAACACTTCACACGTTGAGTACGACACCCCAACCCGTCACTACGCACACGTTGACTGCCCAGGACACGCAGACTATGTAAAAAACATGATCACAGGTGCGGCACAAATGGACGGTGCTATCTTAGTGGTTGCGGCTACAGACGGTCCAATGCCACAAACTCGTGAGCACATCCTTTTAGGTCGCCAAGTAGGTGTACCATACATCATCGTGTTCTTAAACAAATGCGATATGGTAGATGACGAAGAGTTATTAGAATTAGTTGAAATGGAAGTGCGTGAACTTCTATCTCAATATGACTTCCCAGGCGATGATACGCCAATCGTACGTGGTTCAGCGTTACAAGCGTTAAACGGCGTTGCAGAGTGGGAAGAAAAAATCCTTGAATTAGCAGGTCACTTAGACTCTTACATCCCAGAGCCAGAGCGTGCAATCGACAAACCATTCCTTCTTCCAATCGAAGACGTATTCTCAATTTCTGGTCGTGGTACCGTAGTTACGGGTCGTGTTGAGCGTGGTATCATCCGCACTGGTGATGAAGTTGAAATCGTCGGTATCAAAGAAACTGCGAAAACCACGGTAACAGGTGTGGAAATGTTCCGTAAATTACTTGACGAAGGTCGTGCAGGTGAGAACGTTGGTGCATTATTACGTGGTACTAAACGTGAAGAAATCGAGCGTGGTCAAGTATTAGCGAAACCAGGTTCAATCACCCCACACACTGACTTCGAATCAGAAGTGTACGTATTATCAAAAGAAGAAGGTGGTCGTCACACTCCATTCTTCAAAGGTTACCGTCCACAGTTCTACTTCCGTACAACTGACGTAACAGGAACTATCGAATTACCAGAAGGTGTTGAGATGGTAATGCCTGGCGACAACATCAAAATGACAGTAAGCTTAATTCACCCAATCGCAATGGACGAAGGTCTTCGTTTTGCGATTCGTGAAGGTGGTCGTACAGTAGGTGCAGGCGTTGTAGCGAAAATCATCAAATAA
- a CDS encoding ferrochelatase: MTQTKIGVLLANLGTPDEPTTPAVKRYLRQFLSDPRVIDLPRLKWLPILHLVVLPKRSPKVAEAYKAIWSNEGSPLLAISRQQQKAVQAYFDSHHHNVVVELGMSYGNPSIEKAVESLLNQGVEKIIVLPLYPQYSSSTTASVFDAFARALQMHKKMVPFEFIHSYHDHPLYIQALANTAQLAEDELLLFSFHGIPQRYETEGDFYADHCRATAHLVVEKLGLQQNQWFISFQSRFGDEEWLQPYTDETLRKFPTNDVKNVAVICPGFSADCLETLEEIAEENRENFMNAGGKNYRYIPALNASDDHIQLLIKLIEEKC; encoded by the coding sequence ATGACCCAAACTAAAATCGGTGTACTCCTTGCTAACCTTGGTACACCCGATGAACCGACAACACCCGCCGTTAAACGCTATTTACGCCAATTTTTAAGCGATCCGAGAGTAATCGATCTTCCTCGTCTAAAATGGTTGCCGATCCTCCACCTTGTTGTCCTACCAAAACGCTCGCCCAAAGTGGCGGAAGCCTATAAAGCAATTTGGTCAAACGAAGGTTCTCCTTTACTTGCCATCTCTCGCCAGCAACAAAAAGCGGTACAAGCGTATTTTGATAGCCATCACCACAACGTTGTTGTTGAATTAGGCATGAGCTACGGTAATCCAAGTATTGAAAAAGCGGTGGAGAGCTTGCTCAATCAAGGTGTGGAAAAAATTATTGTATTGCCGCTGTATCCACAATATAGCTCAAGTACTACCGCTTCAGTATTTGATGCGTTTGCTCGTGCGTTACAAATGCACAAAAAAATGGTGCCATTTGAATTTATTCATAGCTACCACGACCACCCACTTTATATTCAAGCCCTTGCAAATACCGCTCAACTCGCAGAAGATGAACTGTTACTTTTCTCGTTCCACGGCATTCCACAACGCTATGAAACAGAAGGCGATTTCTATGCCGATCATTGCCGAGCCACTGCTCACTTAGTTGTGGAAAAGCTCGGTTTACAACAAAATCAATGGTTTATCTCATTTCAATCTCGCTTCGGCGATGAAGAGTGGTTACAACCTTACACAGATGAAACCTTGCGAAAATTTCCAACGAATGATGTCAAAAATGTTGCCGTGATCTGCCCTGGATTTTCGGCAGATTGTTTAGAAACACTTGAAGAAATTGCTGAAGAAAATCGAGAGAATTTTATGAACGCAGGTGGGAAAAACTATCGCTACATTCCAGCATTAAATGCAAGCGATGATCATATTCAGTTATTGATTAAACTGATTGAAGAAAAATGCTAA
- a CDS encoding type I pantothenate kinase, with the protein MFSTETPKISPFLTFDRQQWAALRKSVPLTLTEKDLKPLLSFNEDLSLDEVRAIYLPLVRLINYYIDENIKRQQVLHKFLDVEAPKVPYIISIAGSVSVGKSTSARILQALLSSWPEERKVSLITTDGFLYPLSVLEEKNILNRKGFPESYDIHRLIQFVSDIKSGKRYVKAPIYSHLTYDIIPDQFNEVDQPDIVILEGLNVLQSGMNYPASPHNVFLSDFVDFSVYVDAEEELLLKWYINRFLKFRRSAFTDPNSYFHHYSKLSEQEAIETATRIWNEINGLNLRKNILPSRDRANLILVKGEDHAIQTIKLRK; encoded by the coding sequence ATGTTTTCTACAGAAACGCCTAAAATTAGTCCATTTTTAACTTTTGACCGTCAGCAGTGGGCGGCACTTCGGAAGTCTGTTCCGTTAACATTGACGGAAAAAGATCTTAAACCTTTACTAAGTTTCAATGAAGATCTCTCTTTAGATGAAGTTAGGGCAATTTATTTACCCCTAGTTCGTTTAATTAATTACTACATTGATGAGAATATCAAACGTCAGCAGGTGCTTCATAAGTTTCTTGATGTTGAAGCACCGAAAGTGCCTTACATTATTAGTATTGCTGGGAGCGTTTCTGTTGGGAAGAGCACATCTGCACGGATTTTACAGGCACTATTATCTAGTTGGCCTGAAGAGCGTAAGGTGTCCTTAATTACCACTGACGGTTTTCTTTATCCTTTATCTGTTTTAGAAGAAAAAAATATTCTTAACCGAAAAGGTTTCCCTGAATCTTACGATATTCATCGTTTGATTCAGTTTGTGTCGGACATTAAATCAGGTAAACGATATGTTAAAGCCCCTATTTACTCACATTTGACCTATGACATCATTCCTGATCAATTTAACGAAGTTGATCAACCTGATATTGTTATTTTAGAAGGTCTAAATGTGCTGCAAAGTGGAATGAATTATCCCGCCAGCCCACATAATGTATTTTTGTCAGATTTTGTTGATTTTTCTGTGTACGTAGATGCGGAAGAAGAATTATTGCTGAAATGGTACATTAATCGTTTTCTCAAATTTCGCCGTAGTGCGTTTACTGATCCAAATTCTTACTTTCACCATTATTCTAAGTTATCGGAGCAGGAAGCGATTGAAACAGCAACAAGAATTTGGAATGAAATCAATGGGTTGAATTTGCGTAAAAATATTCTGCCAAGTCGTGATCGTGCCAATTTGATTCTAGTAAAAGGCGAAGATCATGCAATCCAAACGATTAAATTGAGAAAATAG
- a CDS encoding tRNA (adenosine(37)-N6)-methyltransferase TrmM: MATGFQFKSFFIAHDQCAMKVNTDGILLGAIADVTNSRRLLDLGTGTGLIAIMLAQRAASDAEIIGVELDRIAYLQAQQNVRNSPWAAKIQIQQADIFSLNFAIPFDLIVTNPPYFEHSLASRTPQRDLARTVVKSHFEWLKQAKDWLAPAGKISLILPFIAGEKLIEQAADLELFCLEKWKICTKAGKPPKRVIVTFGLEECPFVEKSLDICDLENQYTAEFKALTRDFYLNF, from the coding sequence ATGGCAACTGGTTTTCAGTTTAAGTCCTTTTTCATTGCCCATGATCAATGTGCAATGAAAGTGAATACAGATGGTATTTTATTGGGGGCAATTGCGGATGTCACAAACAGTCGGAGATTGCTTGATTTAGGCACGGGAACTGGGTTAATTGCGATTATGTTGGCTCAACGGGCGGCATCTGATGCTGAAATTATCGGGGTTGAGCTAGATAGGATTGCATACCTACAAGCACAACAGAATGTGCGTAATAGCCCGTGGGCAGCGAAAATTCAGATCCAACAAGCGGATATTTTCTCGCTAAACTTTGCAATTCCGTTTGATTTGATTGTGACTAACCCGCCTTATTTTGAACACTCTCTTGCGAGTCGTACACCGCAGCGTGATCTTGCTCGAACAGTTGTGAAAAGCCACTTTGAGTGGCTTAAACAAGCTAAAGATTGGCTGGCACCAGCGGGCAAAATTAGTCTGATTTTGCCTTTTATAGCAGGTGAAAAGTTGATCGAACAAGCTGCAGATCTTGAACTATTTTGTTTAGAAAAATGGAAAATCTGTACCAAGGCAGGCAAGCCGCCGAAAAGAGTGATTGTCACCTTTGGGCTAGAAGAGTGCCCTTTTGTGGAAAAATCGTTAGATATCTGTGACCTTGAAAATCAATATACTGCAGAATTTAAAGCACTTACTCGTGACTTTTATTTGAATTTTTAG
- a CDS encoding 30S ribosomal protein S12 produces MATINQLVRKPRVKKVVKSNVPALEACPQKRGVCTRVYTTTPKKPNSALRKVCRIRLTNGFEVTSYIGGEGHNLQEHSVVLIRGGRVKDLPGVRYHTVRGALDCAGVKDRKQGRSKYGVKRPKS; encoded by the coding sequence ATGGCAACTATCAACCAGCTAGTACGCAAGCCGCGTGTGAAAAAGGTTGTAAAAAGCAACGTTCCTGCATTAGAGGCTTGCCCGCAGAAACGTGGTGTATGTACTCGTGTATATACTACAACTCCTAAAAAACCAAACTCAGCGTTACGTAAAGTATGTCGTATTCGTTTAACCAATGGTTTTGAGGTTACTTCTTATATCGGTGGTGAAGGTCATAACCTTCAAGAACACAGTGTTGTATTGATCCGTGGTGGTCGTGTTAAAGACTTACCAGGTGTGCGTTACCACACTGTACGCGGTGCATTAGACTGTGCAGGCGTAAAAGACCGTAAACAAGGTCGTTCTAAATACGGCGTTAAACGTCCTAAATCTTAA
- a CDS encoding type II 3-dehydroquinate dehydratase: protein MKKILLLNGPNLNMLGKREPHIYGSQTLADIEQHLQQQATAQGFQLAYFQANGEQPLIERIHQAFQNTDFIIINPAAFTHTSVALRDALLAVAIPFVEVHLSNVHSREPFRHHSYLSDIAKGVICGLGAKGYDYALDYAIHFLKNRQAN from the coding sequence ATGAAAAAAATCCTACTTCTAAACGGCCCCAATCTGAATATGTTGGGCAAACGTGAACCACATATTTATGGCTCGCAAACCTTGGCGGATATTGAACAACATCTGCAACAACAAGCCACAGCACAAGGTTTTCAGCTAGCGTATTTTCAAGCGAATGGTGAACAACCTTTGATTGAACGCATTCACCAAGCCTTTCAAAATACCGATTTTATCATCATCAACCCTGCTGCATTCACCCACACTAGTGTCGCATTGCGAGATGCGTTGTTGGCAGTAGCAATTCCATTTGTTGAAGTTCACTTGTCGAATGTACACAGCCGCGAACCGTTTCGCCACCATTCCTATTTAAGCGACATCGCCAAAGGAGTGATCTGCGGCTTAGGAGCAAAAGGCTACGATTATGCGTTAGATTACGCTATCCATTTTCTTAAAAACCGCCAAGCAAACTGA
- a CDS encoding acetyl-CoA carboxylase, biotin carboxyl carrier protein, with protein MDIRKIKKLIELVEESGITELEVSEEEGTVRISRAAPVATPAAVQYVAAPQAPVAPAPVATPAPAATPAPAATADVSGHAVLSPMVGTFYRSPSPDAPPFVEVGKTVKVGDTLCIVEAMKMMNRIESDKAGVIKAILVNDGEAVEFDQKLFIIE; from the coding sequence ATGGATATTCGCAAAATCAAAAAACTTATCGAGCTTGTTGAAGAATCAGGCATCACCGAATTAGAAGTTTCTGAAGAAGAAGGTACAGTTCGCATTAGTCGTGCGGCACCTGTTGCTACTCCTGCTGCAGTGCAATATGTTGCAGCACCACAGGCCCCAGTGGCACCAGCTCCTGTTGCAACACCAGCACCAGCAGCCACACCTGCCCCAGCCGCAACTGCAGACGTAAGCGGTCACGCTGTGCTTTCACCGATGGTGGGAACTTTCTACCGCAGTCCAAGCCCAGATGCTCCACCATTTGTTGAAGTGGGTAAAACAGTAAAAGTAGGCGATACACTTTGCATCGTGGAAGCAATGAAAATGATGAACCGTATCGAGTCAGACAAAGCTGGCGTAATTAAAGCCATTTTAGTTAATGACGGCGAAGCCGTTGAATTTGACCAAAAACTCTTCATCATCGAATAA
- a CDS encoding arsenate reductase (glutaredoxin): MITLYHNPKCSKSRETLAILRESGVEPTIIEYLVTPLSAELIAKLITESGVSLAQALRTDVEEYQQFIAGKALSDNEIIALMAAHPRLLNRPFASGQKGTKFCRPPELVKELL, from the coding sequence ATGATTACCCTTTACCACAACCCAAAATGCAGCAAATCTCGAGAAACCTTAGCTATTCTGCGTGAATCGGGCGTTGAACCAACGATTATCGAATATTTAGTAACGCCTCTTTCGGCTGAATTGATTGCGAAATTGATCACTGAAAGCGGCGTGAGCCTCGCACAAGCGTTACGCACCGATGTTGAAGAATATCAACAATTTATTGCCGGCAAAGCTTTGAGCGACAACGAAATCATCGCCTTGATGGCAGCTCACCCACGGCTACTCAACCGCCCCTTCGCAAGCGGTCAAAAAGGCACAAAATTTTGCAGACCACCTGAGTTGGTGAAGGAATTATTATAA
- a CDS encoding translation elongation factor G: MARTTPIERYRNIGISAHIDAGKTTTSERILFYTGKSHKLGEVHDGAATMDWMEQEQERGITITSAATTAFWSGMSKQYPEHRINVIDTPGHVDFTIEVERSMRVLDGAVMVYCAVGGVQPQSETVWRQANKYEVPRVAFVNKMDRTGANFLRVVEQIKTRLGGNAVALQLPIGSEESFKGVVDLIKMKAINWNDADQGMTFTYEDIPADMLDACQERREMLVEAAAEASEELMEKFFAGEELTEEEIKSALRQRVLAGEVIPVCCGSAFKNKGVQAMLDAVIDYLPAPTDIPAIKGINEDETEGERHASDDEPFSSLAFKIATDPFVGNLTFFRVYSGVINSGDTVLNSVKQKRERFGRIVQMHANKREEIKEVRAGDIAAAIGLKDVGTGDTLCALDAPIILERMEFPEPVISVAVEPKTKADQEKMGLALGRLAQEDPSFRVHTDEESGETIISGMGELHLDIIVDRMKREFKVEANIGKPQVSYRETIRTTVKDVEGKHAKQSGGRGQYGHVVIDLYPLDPEGPGYEFVNEIKGGVIPGEYIPAVDKGIQEQLKSGPLAGYPVVDLGVRLHFGSYHDVDSSELAFKLAASLAFKAAFAKANPVLLEPIMKVEVETPPDYVGDVIGDLSRRRAMVNGQEANEFVVKINAEVPLSEMFGYATDLRSQTQGRASYSMEPLKYAEAPSSVAAAVIEARKK; encoded by the coding sequence ATGGCTCGTACAACTCCTATTGAGCGATATCGTAACATCGGTATCAGTGCTCACATCGACGCAGGTAAAACAACTACCTCTGAGCGTATCCTTTTCTATACAGGTAAAAGCCATAAATTAGGCGAAGTGCACGATGGTGCAGCAACAATGGACTGGATGGAACAAGAGCAAGAGCGTGGTATCACAATTACTTCTGCGGCTACTACAGCATTCTGGTCTGGTATGTCAAAACAATACCCAGAACACCGTATCAACGTTATTGATACTCCAGGACACGTTGACTTTACTATCGAAGTAGAACGTTCAATGCGTGTTCTTGACGGTGCAGTAATGGTTTACTGTGCAGTAGGTGGTGTTCAACCACAATCTGAAACCGTATGGCGTCAAGCAAACAAATATGAAGTGCCACGTGTTGCATTCGTAAACAAAATGGACCGTACTGGTGCAAACTTCTTACGTGTTGTTGAACAAATCAAAACTCGTTTAGGCGGTAATGCGGTTGCATTGCAACTTCCAATTGGTTCAGAAGAGAGCTTTAAAGGTGTTGTTGACCTTATCAAAATGAAAGCGATCAACTGGAATGATGCTGACCAAGGTATGACGTTCACTTATGAAGATATTCCAGCAGATATGTTAGACGCCTGTCAAGAACGTCGTGAAATGTTAGTTGAAGCAGCTGCTGAAGCATCTGAAGAGTTAATGGAAAAATTCTTCGCAGGCGAAGAATTAACAGAAGAAGAAATCAAATCTGCATTACGTCAACGTGTATTAGCAGGTGAAGTAATTCCTGTATGCTGTGGTTCAGCATTTAAAAACAAAGGTGTTCAAGCAATGCTTGATGCAGTAATTGATTATTTGCCAGCACCAACAGATATCCCTGCAATTAAAGGTATCAACGAAGACGAAACAGAAGGTGAGCGTCACGCAAGTGATGATGAGCCGTTCTCTTCATTAGCATTTAAAATTGCAACTGATCCATTCGTAGGTAACTTAACCTTCTTCCGTGTGTACTCAGGTGTAATCAATTCAGGCGATACTGTATTGAACTCGGTGAAACAAAAACGTGAGCGTTTTGGTCGTATCGTACAGATGCACGCTAACAAACGTGAAGAGATCAAAGAAGTTCGTGCAGGCGACATTGCTGCAGCAATTGGCTTGAAAGATGTTGGTACTGGTGACACATTATGTGCACTTGATGCACCAATCATCCTTGAGCGTATGGAATTCCCTGAACCAGTAATCTCTGTTGCGGTTGAGCCGAAAACTAAAGCTGACCAAGAGAAAATGGGCTTGGCATTAGGTCGTTTAGCACAAGAAGACCCTTCATTCCGTGTTCACACTGATGAAGAATCTGGCGAGACCATCATCTCTGGTATGGGTGAGTTACACTTAGACATCATCGTTGATCGTATGAAACGTGAGTTCAAAGTGGAAGCAAACATCGGTAAACCACAAGTATCTTACCGTGAAACTATCCGCACCACAGTTAAAGATGTTGAAGGTAAACACGCAAAACAATCTGGTGGTCGTGGTCAATACGGTCACGTTGTTATCGACTTATACCCATTAGACCCAGAAGGTCCTGGCTATGAGTTCGTAAACGAAATCAAAGGTGGTGTAATCCCTGGTGAATATATCCCTGCAGTTGACAAAGGTATCCAAGAACAACTTAAATCTGGTCCATTAGCGGGTTACCCAGTAGTAGATTTAGGTGTGCGTTTACACTTCGGTTCATACCACGATGTTGACTCATCTGAATTAGCGTTTAAACTTGCAGCGTCATTGGCATTTAAAGCGGCGTTCGCAAAAGCAAACCCAGTTCTACTTGAGCCAATTATGAAAGTTGAAGTAGAAACTCCACCAGATTACGTTGGTGACGTAATAGGCGATTTAAGCCGTCGTCGTGCTATGGTAAACGGTCAAGAAGCAAACGAATTTGTTGTTAAAATCAATGCAGAAGTTCCACTTTCAGAAATGTTTGGTTACGCAACAGATCTTCGTTCACAAACTCAAGGTCGTGCATCATATTCAATGGAACCGTTAAAATATGCTGAAGCACCTTCAAGTGTTGCAGCAGCTGTTATTGAAGCACGTAAAAAGTAA
- a CDS encoding translation elongation factor Tu: MSKEKFERTKPHVNVGTIGHVDHGKTTLTAAITTVLAKHYGGSARAFDQIDNAPEEKARGITINTSHVEYDTPTRHYAHVDCPGHADYVKNMITGAAQMDGAILVVAATDGPMPQTREHILLGRQVGVPYIIVFLNKCDMVDDEELLELVEMEVRELLSQYDFPGDDTPIVRGSALQALNGVAEWEEKILELAGHLDSYIPEPERAIDKPFLLPIEDVFSISGRGTVVTGRVERGIIRTGDEVEIVGIKETAKTTVTGVEMFRKLLDEGRAGENVGALLRGTKREEIERGQVLAKPGSITPHTDFESEVYVLSKEEGGRHTPFFKGYRPQFYFRTTDVTGTIELPEGVEMVMPGDNIKMTVSLIHPIAMDEGLRFAIREGGRTVGAGVVAKIIK; the protein is encoded by the coding sequence ATGTCTAAAGAAAAATTTGAACGTACAAAACCGCACGTAAACGTGGGTACAATCGGCCACGTTGACCACGGTAAAACAACTTTAACCGCCGCAATTACTACCGTATTAGCAAAACACTACGGTGGTTCTGCTCGTGCTTTCGACCAAATCGATAACGCACCAGAAGAAAAAGCACGTGGTATCACCATCAACACTTCACACGTTGAGTACGATACCCCAACCCGTCACTACGCACACGTTGACTGCCCAGGACACGCAGACTATGTAAAAAACATGATCACAGGTGCGGCACAAATGGACGGTGCTATCTTAGTGGTTGCGGCTACAGACGGTCCAATGCCACAAACTCGTGAGCACATCCTTTTAGGTCGCCAAGTAGGTGTACCATACATCATCGTATTCTTAAACAAATGCGATATGGTAGATGACGAAGAGTTATTAGAATTAGTTGAAATGGAAGTGCGTGAACTTCTATCTCAATATGACTTCCCAGGCGATGATACGCCAATCGTACGTGGTTCAGCGTTACAAGCGTTAAACGGCGTTGCAGAGTGGGAAGAAAAAATCCTTGAATTAGCAGGTCACTTAGACTCTTACATCCCAGAGCCAGAGCGTGCAATCGACAAACCATTCCTTCTTCCAATCGAAGACGTATTCTCAATTTCTGGTCGTGGTACCGTAGTTACGGGTCGTGTTGAGCGTGGTATCATCCGCACTGGTGATGAAGTTGAAATCGTCGGTATCAAAGAAACTGCGAAAACCACGGTAACAGGTGTGGAAATGTTCCGTAAATTACTTGACGAAGGTCGTGCAGGTGAGAACGTTGGTGCATTATTACGTGGTACTAAACGTGAAGAAATCGAGCGTGGTCAAGTATTAGCGAAACCAGGTTCAATCACCCCACACACTGACTTCGAATCAGAAGTGTACGTATTATCAAAAGAAGAAGGTGGTCGTCACACTCCATTCTTCAAAGGTTACCGTCCACAGTTCTACTTCCGTACAACTGACGTAACAGGAACTATCGAATTACCAGAAGGTGTTGAGATGGTAATGCCTGGCGACAACATCAAAATGACAGTAAGCTTAATTCACCCAATCGCAATGGACGAAGGTCTTCGTTTTGCGATTCGTGAAGGTGGTCGTACAGTAGGTGCAGGCGTTGTAGCGAAAATCATCAAATAA
- a CDS encoding 30S ribosomal protein S7: MPRRRDVGQRKILPDPKFGSELLAKFINVLMVDGKKSIAESIVYDALETLSQRSGKEALEAFDAALENVRPTVEVKSRRVGGSTYQVPVEVRPTRRNALAMRWIIEAARKRGDKSMALRLANELSDAADNKGSAVKKREDVHRMAEANKAFAHYRW; encoded by the coding sequence ATGCCACGTCGTCGTGATGTAGGTCAACGCAAGATCCTCCCAGATCCAAAATTCGGATCAGAATTACTTGCAAAATTTATTAACGTTTTAATGGTAGATGGTAAAAAATCTATTGCAGAATCAATTGTGTATGATGCGTTAGAAACGCTATCTCAACGTTCAGGCAAAGAAGCTTTAGAAGCATTTGATGCAGCACTTGAAAACGTACGTCCAACTGTTGAAGTTAAATCTCGCCGTGTTGGTGGTTCTACTTACCAAGTACCAGTAGAAGTTCGCCCAACTCGTCGTAATGCATTAGCAATGCGTTGGATCATTGAAGCTGCTCGTAAACGTGGTGACAAATCAATGGCACTTCGTTTAGCTAACGAACTTTCTGATGCAGCAGACAACAAAGGCTCAGCAGTGAAAAAACGTGAAGACGTTCACCGTATGGCTGAAGCTAATAAAGCGTTTGCTCACTATCGTTGGTAA
- a CDS encoding acetyl-CoA carboxylase biotin carboxylase subunit: protein MLEKVVIANRGEIALRILRACKELGIKTVAVHSTADRELKHVLLSDETICIGPAPSTKSYLNIPAIIAAAEVTGADAIHPGYGFLSENANFAEQVEASGLVFIGPTADVIRLMGDKVSAITAMKKAGVPCVPGSDGPVGNDVAKNKEIAKKIGYPVIIKASGGGGGRGMRVVHQEKDLEESIAMTKAEAKAAFNNDMVYMEKYLENPRHIEIQVLADTHGNAVYLAERDCSMQRRHQKVVEEAPAPGISDELRKSIGERCANACIEIGYRGAGTFEFLYENGEFYFIEMNTRIQVEHPVTEMITGVDLVKEQLRIAAGLPLSIKQEDIKVRGHAIECRINAEDSKTFLPSPGKIGRLHVPGGLGVRWDSHIYSGYAVPPHYDSMIAKLITYGETREIAIRRMENALSETIVEGIKTNIPLHQQILSDENFRAGGTNIHYLEKKLGLK, encoded by the coding sequence ATGTTAGAAAAAGTTGTCATTGCCAATCGTGGCGAAATTGCATTACGCATTCTGCGTGCCTGTAAAGAACTCGGCATCAAAACCGTTGCGGTACACTCAACCGCAGACCGTGAACTTAAACACGTTCTTCTCTCTGACGAAACCATCTGTATCGGTCCTGCCCCATCTACCAAAAGCTACTTAAACATTCCAGCGATTATTGCTGCGGCAGAAGTGACGGGAGCGGACGCTATTCACCCAGGTTACGGATTTTTATCTGAAAATGCCAATTTTGCGGAGCAAGTGGAAGCGTCAGGCTTAGTCTTTATCGGTCCAACTGCCGATGTGATTCGCTTAATGGGTGATAAAGTCTCGGCGATCACTGCAATGAAAAAAGCGGGTGTACCGTGCGTACCAGGTTCAGATGGCCCAGTCGGTAACGATGTGGCAAAAAATAAAGAGATCGCAAAGAAAATCGGCTACCCAGTGATTATCAAAGCATCTGGCGGCGGCGGCGGTCGTGGAATGCGTGTGGTTCATCAGGAGAAAGATTTGGAAGAATCAATCGCAATGACCAAAGCGGAAGCGAAAGCGGCATTCAATAACGATATGGTGTATATGGAAAAATACCTTGAAAACCCACGCCATATCGAAATCCAAGTGCTTGCGGATACGCACGGTAATGCGGTTTACTTAGCGGAGCGTGATTGCTCAATGCAACGTCGCCACCAAAAAGTGGTGGAAGAAGCCCCAGCACCAGGTATTAGCGATGAATTGCGTAAATCCATCGGCGAACGTTGTGCCAATGCGTGTATCGAAATCGGTTATCGTGGTGCAGGTACTTTTGAATTTTTATACGAAAACGGTGAATTTTATTTCATTGAAATGAACACCCGTATCCAAGTGGAACACCCTGTGACTGAAATGATCACTGGCGTAGATTTGGTGAAAGAACAGTTGCGTATTGCCGCTGGTTTACCGCTGTCGATTAAGCAAGAAGACATCAAAGTGCGTGGACACGCTATTGAGTGCCGTATCAACGCAGAAGATTCCAAAACTTTCTTACCTTCACCAGGCAAAATCGGACGCTTGCACGTTCCAGGTGGTTTAGGCGTGCGTTGGGATTCGCATATTTATTCAGGTTATGCCGTTCCGCCACACTACGATTCAATGATTGCGAAACTCATCACTTACGGGGAAACGCGTGAAATTGCGATTCGCCGTATGGAAAATGCCTTAAGCGAAACGATTGTAGAAGGTATCAAAACCAATATTCCACTTCATCAACAAATTCTCTCCGATGAAAACTTCCGAGCAGGTGGCACCAATATCCACTATCTCGAGAAAAAATTAGGATTGAAATAA